From the genome of Amyelois transitella isolate CPQ chromosome 14, ilAmyTran1.1, whole genome shotgun sequence:
aaattaatttattgacgaCGGTCAATGTTTATTgaacaataaagaatttactcACTTAAGTACTTGTCACCTACGCCTAcaatttaatgatttaaaacACATAAAATGTCAGATTCATAACCATAAACTCCTACAGCATTTGTACAAGTCTAGAAGCAAAACAAAGGGAGTTATCGCCGGCAGGCATATACTCGTAGACCTGGATATTGTCCCGCAAAACGTACGTATAGACAATGTAAAGTGTGGGGATTTGGCCACGGGCCACACGCGGGGACAATGAGCCGATTTAGGGACGCGCCGTGACGGGAAACATTAAGATGGCTTTGCGTCACTCAATGGGAGTTTCCTGCTATGAAGAATGAGTGGCTATCAGTGAGCCATGCGAGAGGTATTGTGTGTGTGCGAATGTATATAGGTTTAATCGAAATGTCTGTGCATGAATATAATTAACCTTAgcctttttatgtttgtaagtttGAACTAAAGGTATTTGGTaggaatttataataattatctactagctgtcccggcaaacgttgttttgcaatataaataatacttaagtaatttctagttaaaaaaaatttgttaagtatggacaacccttatcactaagggtcGAAAAATAGATATTGACCGATTCTCTGACTTAGGTACTCAATATggtcacaaaatttcatgagaatcagtCAAGCCGTTTGGGAGAAGTAGGTACGGAAACGatcattgtgacacgagaattttacctatatttataatataagatcccacaaaaaaatttcatgttAAATGTTGCCAATACGAGACCATATAGCTCGCACTGTCAAAAAGTTATCAGATCTCGTGTAGAGCCAAATTTCTAACCCCACATGCTCAGCCCTAAATCGATAAGCCCTAATTTTACACTCAAGTTACGGGGAAATACTACAGCCATAGCTCGTACTGCGTAGTTCGTAGCGCGTAGCAGAGTTTTGCCACTATAATCTCGTAGGCGTGCAAACCGTGGACGTAACTGGCGAGTTGGCCGCACGGAAAGAGTTCAAAAGattgaatagatttttaaGCTCAAGCCCATATGACGAATAGCAAAAAGTCCGTGCGATCGAGGGAGGTTATGTTTTCGTTACCAAATCGTAAAAAATCgtacaaaggttgcggaggtcaaactAAAtgttcgtataaaaacctgactgacTGAAAATCGAGGATCATGATTACAGGCGCACTCCAGGCTTCtctgtaagagataaagacgccAGGAAAGAtgatacacacatacatacataaaattacgcctctttcctggaggggtaggtaggcagagtccacgatccttgcatacttcttaaataatatttttatcacattcataactcttttcatgcaagctcgtcgatttCGGGTAcatttgacctgaccttttgtcaGAACGTTCCTGATTTTTTATCAAGATGATTATTCTTTCTAATTAAAACCCATTTATTTGCTgtgtaaataagttttatttcgtAGTTCACTCTAATGCATAATGATATACTACCATTTCCAGACAAGAATAATTGTTGGAATTtctaataatgtaaataataataacaaaacaaaaaaaaactacaaaaataaataattatagaggaatgtgtgtttttataccttatttattatatgtatggattatgTGCACTGGTATCCAAGagtcaaaatatatttgcataaaataagTCTTACTTAACATACAATAATCCATAATAATTCAAGACTTTCAGCCCTAGGAATTGACAAAGCGACATACCTATTTTGCTTTTGCTTCAAACTCttgtactcttgacctgacctttgcCCAGGACGtccctgatttgatcaagataggTCATCTAAGACTTTCctttattattcattcaatCTGTACACTAACCATTTCCTTCAATACACCTTGTATAGGTTAAATAATGACCTATGGAGCTAAagtactatataatataaatgtttattccTAGATGCAATTTTTTACCTAGACATGTGCAATTGTGCACCTGTATCGAAAAGGCCGCTGTTAGGATTCCTAAAATTATAGTGGCAACATTGCTATGTGCTATTTCATGTACTGTCTATGAATGTTTGTCTGTTGCGGCGATTTAAGGTTGACGCTCCCGCGTCTTTTCGTTCTTTATGCCTTGTATAGGTACAAGGCTTGAGTGTAACTATTTTataagacaataaaaaaacaactttaacATCACACCTACAGTACGCTATCCAAGAAgacactttgtttttttttctttaaaataaaagtcatgTAAGAATTAGCAAGAACTAATCAATGCATACGGTAAACGAAACGCATGCAAAAACTAAGTCTTCACAAGTTTTATCTTGTTCAAAATGGTGATTTAACGAACTTGCTAAAACTATACATGCGGCGGcgtaaaatctttaaaaaataaataaatatatgcaggacagattacacagattaagttagcctctaAGTAAGTTCGGGACTTTTATAaggagatactaactcaacgatactaagtataaatgtaatattaacaCTCGCTTAAcgaaaaacatataatttaaaatccaCTTGttagtaagtaaaatatactgtattcataattttgattgtatccttaactgttttgtatttgttaaAATCAGGTcctcatattttataataaatatatatatatatatattatataaagatCAGAGACCCAgcccaatcggagaaagttcatttctcatcatggccTGACCGGAATTCGaaaccgggacctccggtatcacaagcgcactaccgctgcgccacagaggccgccataaatataaagttatcACGCTAATCGTTTCACAAAATAGCCAAAACTTGATTCTTCTCGTTGGTAGTAAAATGTAGCACAGCGGCTATAGCGTTCAACATATGTTTTCTGCCAGCGTAATCCGTAGACATTAGATACGCCATCACTACGTTCTTCAGGTATTCCAGATTAGCGCCTTCACGGGATTGAATTCTTCTCAATCTGTCAATTTCTTCTTTCAGAGTGCGAATCACTTCTTTGAACCGCTCTTTCTCGATGGTAGATTCGCGCTGGCAGTctctgtgaaaaaaaaattcgttaaAATATTCCGAGACTtgagttacgagatacttactcaacgatgctgtattttataatatatatatttatatagataaatatccaagacccaggcctaTTAGAGAAAGTACGCttttcatcatgccttggcagggattcgaacccgggacctcctgtgtcagattttataataaatacttacttatatggataaacatccaagacccaggtaaATCAGAGAAAGTACGGTTCTCAttatgccttgaccgggattcgaacccggggccTCCTATgcagattttataataaatagctataaagataaacatccaagacccagaccaatcaaagaaggttcgtttctcattatgccctagccggaattcgaacccggaatcCACTGTGAAACAGTCAAGAAACCGTCATGACCGAAATGGCTGTTGTATACGAATGACTACCAAAAAAGGGGTTCCGTTTTTGTGATTTAGCTTGGGATAAGGTACCCATAGGCATAGAATGGCGTTGGGATTTGTTCAGAACATGACCACTCTTTCCCAGGGATCatataaaaggcgactaagggaataggcacattcatctagtgcggCCTTGACCATGACTCAATATGGGTTAgattctcctgcaaaggttgcggtcAGACGGCAGTCCcttcatataaaaacctgactcacccaatccggTATCACAGTCGTAGGGACACTCTGAAAAGGTGATGTAACCGGTGAAAATAGGAGAAAGAAAGACTTCTTAAAAGCAAAAACGCAGTTTGGATCTACACAGACGAAATCGcgctaatttaaatatacaataaaatattattttgcatcTATTGAAGAtgtactatttgaatctcaattctatctttaagtcaaatagctgaacgtggccattcagtcttttcgggactgttggctctgtctaccccgcaagggatatagtcgtgaccatatgtatgtatgtatgtatgaagatgTTTTCAAGAAAtacgtatacatacaaacacatacataattatgatcacgtctatatccctagcgtggtagacagagccaccagtcttgaaaagactgataggccacgctcaactGTTTggtttagtgatagaattgagattcaaatagtgacaggttgctagcccatcgcctaaaaggagaatcccaagtttataagcctatcgcttagttgccttttaccacatccgtgggaaagagatggagtggtcctattctttttttccaatggtgccgggaaccacaaggcactttTCAAGAAATTAAGCAAATTATTACCTGAACTGCCCTTCAAGTAAATGCTTCTCCTTCCTCAACTGAGATATATCTAAATCCTTTCTGGCCAACTCGTGCGCATAGTGTAACATATGCGGTGGAGCCGTCACatcctataaaaaaattgaaaattatattatttaacacCGTGTGTGGGGTTAGTTACGGTCTGTCTGATTCCGGACTTCCTTCTCAAGACTTTTTACGCCGTAAGGCAcaaaaaaagtacaaaacaGACTCTAATAAACCAAGAGATTTAAAAAAGCACATAAGGCAGCCTAACAGCTTATTTCCAGGTTTTTACCTTAAAGGCTCAAACTTACATTAAACATCCTCTCTTTCCAATGACCGATCATTTCTTGTTCGTATAtaattatcatacatacatacatgtcacgtctatatcccttgcggggtagacagagccaacagtcttgaaaagactgaatggccacgttcagctatttggcttaatgatagaattgagattcaaatagtgacaggttgctagccaatcgccttaaaaaagaatcccaagtttgtaagcctatcccttagtcgcctttacgacatccatgggaaagagatggagtggtcctattctttttgtattggtgccgggaaccacacggcacaattatcAGTCTCTTCTAATGAAGCCGTATAGCGATCACGTTGAATTTGAACTACCTTATCGATACTTTCACGTCCCAAAGTccttataaaagtaaaaaaggcaGCCTAATTAAGCCTTTAAGGCACATCGCATACTCTAACTCAGTGCTAAGTCAGCCTTTTGTAATATTCTCATACTTACATTCAACACCCCCTCTTTCCAATGTCCATCTTCGACGCTCACTTTTCTTGACCTGTCGTTTCTCGCTCGTATATAATTGTCAGTCTCTTCCAGTACAGCCGTGTAACGATCACGTTGAATTTGAACTACCTTATCGATGCatcttataaaagtaaaaaaggcaGCCTAATAAAGCCTTTAAGGCACATCGCATACACTAACTTAGTGCTAAGTCAGCCTTTAGTAATATTCTCATACTTACATTCAACACCACCTCTTTCCAATGTCCGTCTTCGACGCTCACTTTTATTGACCTGTCGTTTCTCGCTCGTATATAATTATCAGTCTCTTCTAATAAAGCCGTATAGCGATCACGTTGAATTTTAACTACCTTATCGATACATCTTACAAAAGTACAAAAGGCGGCCTAATTAAGCCTTTAAGGCACATCGCATACTCTAACTTAGTGCTAAGTCAGCCTTTTGTAATATTCTCATACTTACATTCAACACCCCCTCTTTCCAATGTCCGTCTTCGACGCTCACTTTTCTAGACCTGTCGTTTCTCGCTCGTATATAATTGTCAGTCTCTTCCAGTAAAGCCGTGTAACGATCACGTTAAATTTGAACTACCTTATCGATACGTCTTATAAAAGTACAAAAGGCGGCCTAATTTAGTCTTTAAGGCACATCGCATACTCTAACTTAGTGCTAAGTCAGCCTTTAGTAATATTCTCATACTTACATTCAACACCCCCTCTTTCCAATGTCCGTCTTCGACGCTCACTTTTCTAGACCTGTCGTTTCTCGCTCGTATATAATTGTCAGTCTCTTCCAGTAAAGCCGTATAACGATCACGTTGAGTCTGGACTTGCTTCTCGAGACTTTGCACGCGAGTCTTTAGATCTGATACTACTTCTTTGTGATAGTCTTGTTCGTTTCTCATCTTCTAGAATCAGAATATTGATAACTCTTAATGACtattttacaaacttgggattcttcttattcttagtcgatgggccagcaacctgtcactatttgaatctcatttctatcattaagccaaatagctgaacgtggccattcagtcttttcaagactgttggctctgtctaccccgcaagagatatggacgtgaccatatgtatgtatgtatgtaaaattttatacagacaaaaaaaaacatacataaaaacaacatCCTTCCACAATACctgtaggcttataaacttggaattcttctttttgtcgATGTGCCAGCAACCAGcttctatttaaatctcaattccaccttAAGCCGAACAACTGAATGTGggctttctgtcttttcaagactattgtctaccccgcaagggatattgacgtgattatatgtatgtacctatgttattATACGTTCCTAGGTCAcggtcacatttttttttcagataagTATAAAACTCCACAAAGACTTACCTCTTCATACAGCTTCAAAGTATCCGCTTTATCCTGCTTCTCTTCGTccaataacattttatacgtATCAATCTTTTCCTTCAATACAGCTATCTCAGTCTTTTGATCCTCAAACTCACTATTATCAACCACATCACACTTTTCATTCTGCGCTTTATACATTTCAAATTCAGATTTGACTTTCTCCAAATCTTCTTTGCATTTCGTATGTACATTTTCGTAGCCTTCTATAGTGAAAACTGTTGTTATATCTATGGGTTTGCCAATCTTGTCGTTTTCAACTATCAATTCTTTCTTCAGAAGGTGTATTTTGTCTATTAACGTTTGCAGGTACTCGCTATCCGCCAGCTTCTCTGTGTCCGTTTCGCTTACTTTTGATTCTGCGACTGAAATtgtaaagaaatatgtaagttTCAAAATGCACTTGTCAGATGTTGTGATGCgaatatacgtacatacagtcacgtctatattactagcggggtatacagagccaacagtcttgacaagattGAAATGCCATGTACagctgtatttttattttattttcttcggAGAATATACAGTTATCATCAACAAAGAGTTACTTATTAACAACTAAACAAGAATCACATATTCTCGCatgtaaaaatctaaataaatagtctgataaaaaaaatgacgtatcttgatcaaattaaggacgtcctggtaaagggtcaggtcaaaagtacccgaaactgtccaacttgcatgaagagttatgaatgtggatgaagcgaaggaagtatgcagagtcGTGGCAGTGgcgtggaaagaggtagtctctgcctaccccttcgggaaagaggcgtgattttatgtataaataataaataaaataaataaataaatatatacgggacaaattacacagattgagttagcctcgaagtaagttcgagacttgtgttacgatatactaactcaacgatactatattttataataaatacttatatagataaacatccaagacccaggccaatcagagaaagttcgtttctcatcatgccctggccgggattcgaacccgggacctccggtgtcacagataagcgcactaccgctgcgccactgaggccgccgtcatgtatgtatgtttgaaaaaaatgcGACTTTATACCTATGCGGCACGAccaaatatttaactttatcgTACCTACCTAgcaataataaagttaattatatgagccgtgtggtccccggcaccaatccaaaaaattataggactactccatctcttttccatggatgtcgtaaaaggcgactaagggataggcttacaaacttgggattcttttctaggcgatgggctagcaacccgtcactatttgaatctcatttctatcattaagccaaatagcttaatgtggccattcagtcttttcaagactgttgactctgtctaccccgcaagggatatagacgtgaccatatgtgtgtacatattatgtataaaacttGCCATAGTCAGATCCACCGGCCGCCATTTTGTCAATAATCCTGCCATTTAGCGAATCCCTCAATTGTTGTATGAGTTGTTGATCATGTCTCCGTCTCAGGTCATATTGTCCAACGGTCTCTGACAGTTCAGCTAACTTGCCTTCTAACAAAGCCACCCGTTCTTCTTGGCGAGCGCAGATTTTACGAGCCGATTCCTCGGCGCGTTTCGCTTTTATTTGTTCCtgtaatatacaaaaataaacatgacattacatataatcacgtttacatcctctgcgaggtagacagagccaacattcatcaaaagaatgaaaggccacgttcagctgtttggcttcattatagaattgagattcaaatactgacagattgctagcccatcgcctaaaaaagaatcccaaggttgtaagcctatcccttagtcaccttttacgacatccatgggaaagagatggagtggtcctattcttttttgtattggagatggagtgatcctattcttttttctattgttactgggaaccacacaacacaTATACCAAACaatatatgttaaaaagtCACCCGTATGCATAATTTTATCGAAATCTACGATGTTTGGAAATTTAACTGAAGTATTTTATATGTGCCTTATGTCTTGCctatggatgccgtaaaaggccgCTGAGGGAAAGGCTGCAGGCAATGGGAAGCtcattgaatctcaattccatcattaagccatgcagctgaacttggcctcaGTTTTCGTTCTTTGCAATACTATTGGCTCAGTCTAAATAGCATACCTATATAAAGCCTACCTCTCTAATAGCAATAGAGTGAGACTGCTCCAACAAGGCCAATTTTTGTTGTAACCTGACGAGTTGCGCAGGAGTCTCTATTGTTCTCGCTTCGGCGCGCTGCAAACGCCTTTGTGCCGCTTCTAGAGAACTACTTAAGTCTCTCACGCGTTTTTCAAGCTCCGCTTGCGAGGCTGAAAGATgtgtaatatatacatacatacatatggtcacgtctatatcccttgcggggtagacagagccaacagacttgaaaagactgaatggccacgttcagctatttggcttaatgatagaattgagattcaaatagcacaattgctaacccaacgcttaaaaaagaatcccaagtttgtaagcctatcccttagtcgccttttacgacatccatgggaaagagacggagtggtcctattcttttatgtattggtgccggaaaccacacggcacaaaaaatgtgtaatatatatttaaaagtgtCTGTGTTCGAATGTGTACCGTATCCGAATGGTTAACAAAAGGTGAGTTATGTCGGTCTGATCTCCCAATTATAATACTAACAACTATTCATTATAATactaacggcctctgtggcgcagcggtagtacgcttgtctgtgaaaacggtggtcccgggttcgaatcccgaccagggcatgttgagaaacgaactctctgattggcctacgtcttggatgtttatctatataagtatttattataaaatatagtatcgttgtattagtatctcgtaacacaagtctcgaactttcaggctaactcaatctgtgtaatttgtctcgtatatatttatttatttataattattatcccAACTGATCCACtcagaaatattttctattcagtTCTGATCATCCGTCCCCCACTGAACGGGGAATCagaatggaataaaaaataattaaaataaaatgaatccACTAGGCTATCAGATTTTGGGGTTCAGATCGGAATTACACCAAATAGGTTATAGTTCTTATATCATTACAGTCGTGAGTTACATTAAGGCCTGACAGTTAAAAATTGCTAAGACCTCAGCATAATCGGAAAAATTGAACCTAGAACCCTTAGGTGTCCTAAGATTCACGAACACAACATCTATGCCACAGGCAGACAAATAATAATCTGATCAAGTTCCAAAACGAATGAATGTTGCCATGAAGAAATCTTATCAAAgtacacaaaaattataaaatagatatttcaAACTATGAAGAacagtgctgtgtggttcccggcaacaatacaaaaaagaataggaccactccatctccttcccatggatgtcgtaaaaggcgattaagggataggcttataaacttggtattcttttttaggcgatgggctagcaacctgtcactatttgaatctcaattctatcattaagccaaatagctgaacatggccattcagtctattcgagactgttggctctgtctaccccgcaagggatatagacgtgaccatatgtatgtattaagaacGTTTACCTTGTGATTCAGAATCATTGACCATTCTGTCCTCCAATTTCTCCTTCGTTTTCCTTTCTGTGTTTAGTTTAATGTGTAATTCCCTGTAAAGTAAAATTGATAGGTGAAGCATATCAAAAGATTATGTCAAAGATCCTACCAACAATCTCACATAAGAATAAAAGGGTCTATAATAAAAGGTCACGTTCTAAAGAGGCTAATAACTTCAGTCTATGAAAGCCAATATTTTGCACATTTTAGGTATATGTACTTGGTACAGTAGTATacttttatatctatactaatattataaagctgaagagtttgtttgtttgtttctttttacgcgctaatctcaggaactactggttcgaattaaaaattcttgttgtgtttaatataccatttatcgaggaaagtgaaaaaaacggggaaaataattattccttgAGGgcccttcaatgatgcccaaaataactattccacacggacgaagtcgcgggcacagctagttttttttatataataataagagtgcgtttgacctcaatctacCTGGTGGTAAGCAAGGTGAGGCCAAAGGTGACgcacgcaagctcaaatagcgcttattcactcttgccttgaaaacCCCCAAGTTGTATGTATCGAGGAAGAAAGATGCGGGGAGGGAATTCCAAATCGCAGccgtttgcatacatacaaaaaatcacgcctctttcccggagaggtaggtagagactacatctttccacttgccacgatctctgcatacttccttcgcttcatccacatacataactctcttcatgcaagctcggcggtttcgggtgcACGATAAAAGATTTCGCGAAGAGTGGAAATATCGACCATGTACAGTTGGAATTTCTGCCCACGCTGCGTCGTCCAATGCTTGGAATGGTGTGGGAGGAATTAAATTATGCAATTTCAGTGCACACTTTCCCAAGTGAAGCCTGTAGAAGACTAtgtactatatttaatttatttattatttacatatatatatagtgccgtgtggttcccggtacgaataggaaaaagaatatgaccactccatctgtttcccacgaaatgtcgtaaaaggcgactaagggataggcttataaacttgagattctttttttagttgatgggctagcaacctgtcactatttgaatctcaattctatgttaaagccaaatagctgtacatggcctatcagtcttttcaagactcttgggtctgtctaccccgtaagggatgtggttatatgaatgtttgtatATGCTCTTACTTCAGCATGGCCATGTGATCTGCCCTCTCCTTCTCTCTCTCCTGTATTTCATATGCCAGTTTAGCTTTCCAACTGTTGATTTCTGTCAAATGCTGTTGAACTAATGCTTTGGTCTCTTCCCTCATGGAAGTCAGCATATTTTCATACTGGAATTTAGACACATCACTATTAGAATGAAGTTATAACCTTAATCTAATAATTGATAGTTTCTGTGGTGCAACATAGTGACCTTGTGTGTGATAGTAGGTCCCAGGTTCAAATATCAGCCAGGGCATCATGAGAATAAACTATTTCTGTTATGTttaaatctatataagtatttattataaaatatagttaacacaaaatacaaagtaaCTCTGGAACTTACTTTTATCTCATTTTTTCATCAATTTAtctcatatatatttattcatttaattttaagtgatatatatatttaagcattttttccacaaattattatataatgcaccttcttcataataaaaatcaaattgttaTCATTTCttgtaaatgaaataacatGGATCTGtggactacatctttccctTTGCCACTTTCCCTGCCTaactctttcacttcatccacattcataacactctTCATGCATGCTCAATGcctattaaaattatctaacTACTAACCTTGTCCCTGGTAACTTTTTTGTCTGCCTGAAATGCTTCCTCCATTCGCGCCTTTTCTGCAGTTAATGTGGAAAGGGACACTGTAAGAGCCGCAACTGAATCATCTGCAATACAATGTTtacatcatacataaaatcatgtctatatcccttgcggtgtagacagtgccaacagtcttgaaaaatctgATAGGACacattcaactgtttggctttatgatagaattgactttca
Proteins encoded in this window:
- the LOC106132436 gene encoding GRIP and coiled-coil domain-containing protein 1 isoform X2 yields the protein MDSLSKPELISTITKQADQIKRYEARLRDVVAAYKGLSKEKEALEISLKALNKTDTPSEGGGDDSVAALTVSLSTLTAEKARMEEAFQADKKVTRDKYENMLTSMREETKALVQQHLTEINSWKAKLAYEIQEREKERADHMAMLKELHIKLNTERKTKEKLEDRMVNDSESQASQAELEKRVRDLSSSLEAAQRRLQRAEARTIETPAQLVRLQQKLALLEQSHSIAIREEQIKAKRAEESARKICARQEERVALLEGKLAELSETVGQYDLRRRHDQQLIQQLRDSLNGRIIDKMAAGGSDYVAESKVSETDTEKLADSEYLQTLIDKIHLLKKELIVENDKIGKPIDITTVFTIEGYENVHTKCKEDLEKVKSEFEMYKAQNEKCDVVDNSEFEDQKTEIAVLKEKIDTYKMLLDEEKQDKADTLKLYEEKMRNEQDYHKEVVSDLKTRVQSLEKQVQTQRDRYTALLEETDNYIRARNDRSRKVSVEDGHWKEGVLNDVTAPPHMLHYAHELARKDLDISQLRKEKHLLEGQFRDCQRESTIEKERFKEVIRTLKEEIDRLRRIQSREGANLEYLKNVVMAYLMSTDYAGRKHMLNAIAAVLHFTTNEKNQVLAIL
- the LOC106132436 gene encoding GRIP and coiled-coil domain-containing protein 1 isoform X1 encodes the protein MDSLSKPELISTITKQADQIKRYEARLRDVVAAYKGLSKEKEALEISLKALNKTDTPSEGGGDDSVAALTVSLSTLTAEKARMEEAFQADKKVTRDKYENMLTSMREETKALVQQHLTEINSWKAKLAYEIQEREKERADHMAMLKELHIKLNTERKTKEKLEDRMVNDSESQASQAELEKRVRDLSSSLEAAQRRLQRAEARTIETPAQLVRLQQKLALLEQSHSIAIREEQIKAKRAEESARKICARQEERVALLEGKLAELSETVGQYDLRRRHDQQLIQQLRDSLNGRIIDKMAAGGSDYVAESKVSETDTEKLADSEYLQTLIDKIHLLKKELIVENDKIGKPIDITTVFTIEGYENVHTKCKEDLEKVKSEFEMYKAQNEKCDVVDNSEFEDQKTEIAVLKEKIDTYKMLLDEEKQDKADTLKLYEEMRNEQDYHKEVVSDLKTRVQSLEKQVQTQRDRYTALLEETDNYIRARNDRSRKVSVEDGHWKEGVLNVSMRILLKADLALS